GTGTCACGGGCCGTGTCGGGGGGTATTCGGGGCCAATGGAGGAACAGAAGCCCTACGGGTTCGTGTTCGCGCCCTCGACCCTGCTCACCGTGACCCTGGAAGCCGCCCCGGACGGCAGCACCGAACTGCACGTGCACCCCGGAGGTCAGGGTTTCTGGATCGGCCGTATGGCGAGCACCCTCGGCATGGATGTGCACCTGTGCGGCCCCTTCGGCGGCGAGTCGGGGTCGGTCCTCGTCGATCTGATCGGCCGGGAGGGACTGACGGTGCATCTCGTCGAGACCGCGTCGGCGAACGGCTCGTACATCCACGATCGTCGTGAGGGCGAACGCAAGGAGATCGTGGAGATCCCGCCACCGCCGCTCACCCGCCACGAGACCGACGACCTCTTCAGCGCCTCGCTGGCGTCCGCGATGTGCTCGAAGGTCGCGATGCTGGGCGGGCCGCACTACGACGAGGCGGTCTCCCCCGACGTCTACACCCGACTGTGTTCCGACCTCGGCGCGCTGGGCATCCCGGTCGTCGCCGACCTGTCCGGCCCCACCCTCGGGGCCGCGCTCGAGGGCGGAGTCGGCATCCTGAAGGTCAGCCACGAGGATCTCATCGAGGACGGACGCGCCGAGTCCGACGACCTCGAGGCCCTCGTCGAAGCCATGAAGAAACTCCACGAGGCGGGAGCCGAGAAGGTCGTGATCTCCCGCGCCGGGGATCCCGCCATCGCCTGGGACGACGGTGTGCTCTGGGAGGTCGAGTGTCCTCCGGTCCAAATCGTCGACCACCACGGAGCCGGGGACTCGATGACCGCGGGCCTGGCGACCGCCCACGCGGCGGGCGAGTCGTTCGAGACCGCCCTGCGGAGGGGAGCGGCAGCCGGCGCGGTGAACGTCACCCGCCGTGGTCTGGCGACGGGGCACCGCTCCGCCGTCGAGAAGATGGCCGAGAACGTGAAGGTCCGGCGAGTGAAGGGGAAGCGATGAGCAGAGCACTGATCGTCAACGACGACGGGATCGACAGCCCCGGCCTCGCGCTGCTGGCCCGCATCGCGGTGGACGCCGGTCTCGAGGTGACGGTCGCGGCGCCCCATGTCGAACGCAGCGGTGCGAGTGCGTCGCTGACGGCGCTCGAGGACAACGGGCGGCTGCTGTTGTCACGACGCCCCCTCGACGGTCTCGACGGGATCGAGTCCTACGCGGTGGAAGCCTCCCCCGCACTGATCACCTTCCTCGCCTCCTACGGCGCATTCGGCGAGGTACCCGATATCGTGTTGTCGGGAATCAACCTGGGCCCCAACACCGGTCACGCGATCCTGCACTCGGGTACGGTCGGTGCGGCGCTCACCGCGGCGAGTCACGGCGCCCGCGCGGCAGCGCTGTCGCTCAACGGTACCGCTCCGTCCCAGTGGGAGACCGCCGAGACGGTGGCGCGACGCGCGGTGGCATGGGCCCTCGACCACGGAGAACCCGGCACGGTGCTCAACGTCAACATCCCCGACATCCCGCCGCACGAGCTCCGCGGTCTGCGCGGCGCCCCGCTCGCCGAATTCGGTGCGGTGCAGGCCGAGATCGGCGAGATCGAACGCGACGGCGACATCGGCCGGGCTGTGCCCGTCACCTTCCGGACCGTCGAACTCGACGAATCCCGGGACAGCGACGCGGTGCTCGTGTGCCGAGGCTGGGCCACGGCGACGATCCTGACGATGCCCTTCGAGGTGGCCGGATCCGATTTGGGCGGACTCGAATTCGAGCGCGCCGCCGACCGGGAGGCCTGAGCGGGGTCAGGCCACCGCCTCCAGCCGCGGGACCGCTCGCCGCGGCCAGGGTTCCGTCACCGCGCGGACGAAGCGACCGGACTCCGCGATGGCGCGACGGCTCTCGGGAACCGATCCGGCGAAGATGGGGAAGGCGTGAACCTGGTGGCGCCACAGGTGCAGTTCGCACGGGACACCTGCCTCACGCACGGCATCCGACATGGATTCGGCGTCGCTGCGCAGCAATTCGTCGTGCCCGGCGTGGATCATCACGGGCGGCAGGACACTCAGGTCGTTGTCGAGCGGGCACAGCAGCGGTCCGGGTTCGCCGTCCACCGTGAGAAGGGTGTGGGTGCCCTCGATGTAGCGCACGAGCGACTGCACGGCCGCTCCCGGGAACATGGGACACGAAGCCTGCACGTCGAATTCGGCGCGGCGCCGTGCATCGAGGTCGATCAGCGGCGACAGCGCGACGATCCCGGCGGGTCGCGGCAGGTCGGACTCGGCGATGGCCAGGGCGGTCATGAAGGCGAGATATCCCCCGGCGGAATCTCCCGCGATCACGATCTCGTCACCGCGATATCCCTTGTCGCACAACCATTCGTAGCCGCGCACGGCGTCGTCGACGGCGTGCGCGATGGGAGCCTTCGGCAGCATCCGGTAGTCGACGCTGAGGACGGGTCCGTCGGCGTGATCCGACAATGCCACCGCCAGGGAACGATGGGTGTTCAACCCGCACATGAGAAACGCGCCCCCGTGCAGATAGAGCACGGCGCGGCGCGTGGAACGGCCTTCGGCACGGATCCATTCGGCGCGACAGCTGCCGAGGTCGACGTCGACGTACTGGGCTCCGGGCGGTTTCGGGAGCAGGGACGCCGCGTCGTCGACGAGGGTGAGGGGCCACGCCAGATCGGGCCGCGCCATCCAGGCGCCGATCACCGGCCTGGCCAGCGTCCGGACGGCACCACGCACGACACGCGAGCGGACGCTGCCACCGCGATGGGTGCGGCACACGCCCACGGCCTCCCCCGATTCGATTCTCGAAGACGGCACGGCTTCCTCCTGGAGCACTACGAAAAGCTTCGAACCCCGCCACCTGTCATACGGTGCGGTACTGCGGTCTACCCC
This region of Rhodococcus sp. Z13 genomic DNA includes:
- the surE gene encoding 5'/3'-nucleotidase SurE; translation: MSRALIVNDDGIDSPGLALLARIAVDAGLEVTVAAPHVERSGASASLTALEDNGRLLLSRRPLDGLDGIESYAVEASPALITFLASYGAFGEVPDIVLSGINLGPNTGHAILHSGTVGAALTAASHGARAAALSLNGTAPSQWETAETVARRAVAWALDHGEPGTVLNVNIPDIPPHELRGLRGAPLAEFGAVQAEIGEIERDGDIGRAVPVTFRTVELDESRDSDAVLVCRGWATATILTMPFEVAGSDLGGLEFERAADREA
- a CDS encoding PfkB family carbohydrate kinase: MEEQKPYGFVFAPSTLLTVTLEAAPDGSTELHVHPGGQGFWIGRMASTLGMDVHLCGPFGGESGSVLVDLIGREGLTVHLVETASANGSYIHDRREGERKEIVEIPPPPLTRHETDDLFSASLASAMCSKVAMLGGPHYDEAVSPDVYTRLCSDLGALGIPVVADLSGPTLGAALEGGVGILKVSHEDLIEDGRAESDDLEALVEAMKKLHEAGAEKVVISRAGDPAIAWDDGVLWEVECPPVQIVDHHGAGDSMTAGLATAHAAGESFETALRRGAAAGAVNVTRRGLATGHRSAVEKMAENVKVRRVKGKR
- a CDS encoding alpha/beta hydrolase, giving the protein MPSSRIESGEAVGVCRTHRGGSVRSRVVRGAVRTLARPVIGAWMARPDLAWPLTLVDDAASLLPKPPGAQYVDVDLGSCRAEWIRAEGRSTRRAVLYLHGGAFLMCGLNTHRSLAVALSDHADGPVLSVDYRMLPKAPIAHAVDDAVRGYEWLCDKGYRGDEIVIAGDSAGGYLAFMTALAIAESDLPRPAGIVALSPLIDLDARRRAEFDVQASCPMFPGAAVQSLVRYIEGTHTLLTVDGEPGPLLCPLDNDLSVLPPVMIHAGHDELLRSDAESMSDAVREAGVPCELHLWRHQVHAFPIFAGSVPESRRAIAESGRFVRAVTEPWPRRAVPRLEAVA